One genomic segment of Sminthopsis crassicaudata isolate SCR6 chromosome 2, ASM4859323v1, whole genome shotgun sequence includes these proteins:
- the RDH14 gene encoding LOW QUALITY PROTEIN: retinol dehydrogenase 14 (The sequence of the model RefSeq protein was modified relative to this genomic sequence to represent the inferred CDS: deleted 1 base in 1 codon), translating to MVALSSALLAAALGGGLWLAARRYLKPAGQIAAGLMRGKTVIVTGANSGLGRATAAELLRRGARVILACRDRGRAEEAASELRREQALERARAQAPPAAEAGPAGELIVKELDLASLRSVRAFCQEVLQEEPRLDVLINNAGVFQCPYTKTEDGFEMQFGVNHLGHFLLTNLLLDRLKDSAPSRIVVVSSKLYKYGEINFEDLNSEVKYSKSFCYSQSKLANILFARELARRLEGTNVTVNVLHPGIVRTNLGRHINIPLLAKPLFNLVSWAFFKTPVEGAQTSVYLASSAEVEGVSGKYFGDCKEEELLPKAMDDSVARKLWDISEVMVGLLK from the exons ATGGTGGCGCTGAGCTCGGCTCTGCTGGCGGCGGCCCTGGGC GGGGGGCTGTGGCTGGCGGCACGCCGCTACCTGAAGCCTGCTGGGCAGATCGCGGCCGGCCTCATGCGCGGCAAGACGGTCATCGTGACGGGCGCCAACAGCGGCCTGGGCCGGGCCACGGCGGCCGAGCTGCTGCGCCGGGGGGCGCGCGTCATCCTCGCCTGCCGCGACCGCGGGCGCGCCGAGGAGGCCGCTTCCGAGCTCCGCCGGGAGCAGGCGCTGGAGCGGGCCCGGGCCCAGGCTCCGCCCGCGGCCGAAGCCGGCCCCGCCGGAGAGCTCATCGTCAAGGAGCTGGACCTAGCGTCGCTACGCTCCGTGCGCGCTTTCTGTCAGGAGGTGCTCCAG GAGGAGCCGCGGCTAGATGTCTTGATCAATAACGCAGGGGTCTTCCAGTGCCCCTACACGAAGACCGAAGACGGCTTTGAGATGCAGTTTGGGGTGAATCACCTGGGCCACTTCTTGCTCACCAACCTGCTTCTCGACCGCCTTAAAGACTCGGCCCCCAGCAGGATCGTGGTGGTTTCTTCCAAGCTTTACAAATACGGGGAAATCAACTTTGAAGATTTGAATAGTGAGGTAAAGTACAGTAAAAGCTTCTGTTACAGTCAGAGCAAGCTGGCCAATATTCTCTTTGCCAGAGAACTAGCCCGCCGCCTGGAGGGCACGAATGTGACCGTCAACGTGCTTCACCCTGGCATTGTGCGGACCAATCTGGGGAGGCACATCAACATCCCCCTGCTGGCCAAGCCGCTCTTCAATCTGGTGTCGTGGGCTTTTTTCAAAACCCCCGTGGAAGGAGCCCAGACCTCTGTCTACCTGGCCTCCTCAGCCGAAGTGGAGGGCGTGTCGGGAAAGTACTTTGGGGACTGCAAAGAGGAGGAGCTCCTGCCCAAAGCCATGGACGACTCGGTGGCAAGAAAGCTCTGGGATATCAGTGAAGTGATGGTGGGCCTGTTAAAGTAG